From the genome of Oncorhynchus gorbuscha isolate QuinsamMale2020 ecotype Even-year linkage group LG18, OgorEven_v1.0, whole genome shotgun sequence:
caagacctcagaaaaaaaaatatgtagacttccacaagtctggttcatccttgggagcattttccaaatgactgaaggtaccacgttcatctgtacaaacaatagtatgcaagtataaacaccatgggaccacgcatcagtcataccgctcaggaaggagacacgagatgaacgcactttggtgtgaaaagtgcaaatcaatcccagaacaacagcaaaggaccttgtgaagatgctggaggaaacaggtacaaaagtatctatatccacagtaaaacaagtcatatatcgacataacctgaaaggccactcagcaaggaagaagccaccgctccaaaaccccaataaaaaagccagactatggtttgcaactgcacatggggacaaagatcatactttttgtagaaatatcctttggtctgatgaaacaaaagtagaactgtttggccataatgaccatcattatgtttggaggaaaaagggggaggcttgcaagtcgaagaacaccatctcaaccgtgaagcgcAGGGGtaagcagcatcatgttgcggcggtgctttgctgcacgagggactggtgcacttcataaaatagatggcatcatgaggctggaaaattatgtggatatattgaaacatcaagacaccagtcaggaaattaaagcttggttgcaattgggtcttccaaatggacaatgaccccaagcatacttccaaagttgtggcaaaatggattaaggacaaagtcaaggtattggggtggccatcacaaagccctgacctcaatcccatataaaatttgttggcagaactgaaaaaaggtGTGCGAGTGAgttggcctacaaacctgactcagttacaccagctcagttacaccaggaatgggaaattcacccaacttattgtgggaagcttgtggaaatcTAAccaaaatttaaaggcaatttaaaggcaatgctaacaaatactaattgagtgtatgtaaacttctgacccactgggaatgtgatgaaataaataaaagctgaaataaataattctctactattattctgacatttcacattcttaaaataaagtggggatcctaactgaaTCCTAGCTGactttttacgaggattaaatgtccggaattgtgaaaaactgagtttaaatgtattgcaTTTCTTTTCCGAATGAGCGGTCGTTCATGTGCAAATGATTCATATTCCTGTGAGCGTAGCTTCCAAATGTATATACagaggggcaaaaaagtatttcgtcagccaccaattgtgcaagttctcccacttaaaaataggagagaggcctgtaattttcatcataggtacacttcaactatgacagacaaaatgaaaaaaaaaatccagtgaTACACACTGAGACAGTGAAATTAGTCGCCTAACTGAAGGCCTACCGTCAAACATTTTGGCTTGTCCATGCCCGTCATTCTGTAAGCCTCTGAATAGTTTGTAGCCTGCGTCGGGGCTGGCGAGCAGCAGCCGGAATCcctacacagagaaacagaggacaaaGACAACATTGGCTGTGCGCTTCATTTGACTTCCTGACAGCTTTACATTATCACATAAACCACATGGCAGCCACAGCCTGCGTCATGTCTAAATACTTTGTGAAAATGGACAGCATTAACAATTCTTTGCTCGCCGTCATTTCTACTCTATATTAAAGAACACAGTGTATTTACTCACATGTTCTAATGGAGCGGGCAACTATACTTTCCTTGACAATATTGTTTTACCTTTTTGTCAGGAGCTGGGACAAAAGTCATGAATTCATCCACATGCCCAACCAGAAGCCAATCAGAGAACAGTGCAATGGGCTCCTGGACTTTCTGTGCCCAAAGGAAGTCTTGCACTACTTTGGTCATGTTGCGGCCCTTGGTTGCCCTGAAAAGTTAAACAGCCTTATCACCACTGCTCACagccattttttatttaactttttttttaattatcctttatttaactaggcaagtcagttaagaacaaaatcttatttacaatgacggcctacaccagccaaacccggatgacactggtccaattgtgcaccaccctatgggactcccaatcactgccggttacaatacagcctggattcgaaccagggtgtctgtagtgacacctctagcactgagatgcattgcctgagaccgctgcgccacttggagGCCATCTCTTTGTTCCAAATATGAATTAATCATTAGCAAGAGATTTATAGAAGGAAGTAGCATCACGGTTATTTAATTAATAAATAAACTTTAGAATAACGGCAAATATTGGGATCTAAGAACCAGATTCTCTTACGTTGAAGCAACTAACCCCTGGCTAAGGTACACTCACGTGGGGAAAGCCACTCCAATTATGATCCTGCCCAGAGGGTAGATTTTTCCATTTACAATAACTGGAGGGCTAACTTCCAGGTTACCAAACGAGTCCAGGCTGCTCACTTCCTCATCATATGCTGTCCTCGTCACATAGCCAAAGTCTGGGCCCTGAGGGCACCAGgcagagagaggttgagaaagaGTTCCACCACATCCCTCACAGTATGGAAATAAGAACATTTTAACTGCAGGTGTGGTGAATGACTTTTCTTACCAGTAGCACATCATAAGGGAAATCCTGTAGTTCTCCGTCTCGGGGGGAGTCCAGCACAACAGGGAAACGTTGGTGAGGAGAGTCAATGTAGCCAAACTCTATCtcatcctgagagagagaactTCTTTACATGTCTATTATATTTCTATATTTTTCATGCAGTTAGAAACAAAGACACTGGTCTATGTTCTGATTTCTTTTAGCTGAAACCGAGAGACAAGACTGACAATGATTTACATTGATGTAAAAGGATGTGAAATAAATGGTGTTCAAAAAAGGTAGGAATTGAAAAAAGTTCAAATGCACAAAAGTGCATGATAGACTAGGAGCTGAATCTCACTGCTTACCTGCATCCAGCGGTCTCCTCTGTTCATGTACTCATGACAAACCTTCAGCTTATACCCACTGTTCTCCACCAGCCTCCTCATTCCCTTTAGGAACTGGTAGTTATCAGATGTGCTGGGTAACCAAATGCACAGAAACAGTTGTCGGAATAAGTTTACAGACAGCGCGATCATTATTTCCATCAAGATCAATGCCAGGACTgtcggaacaagaagcacaagcatttcgctacactcgcattaacatctgctaaccatgcgtatgtgacaaataaaatgtgatttgatcatCATCATTTTCTTCTTCATCATCGCTCACCTGCAGACGAAGACCTCCAGAGGGTTGAGTGTGTTTGGTGTCATGATCCAGGGAGCCACACGGAACACCACCCTGTCTGTAAAGATGGGCGTCTCAGGGAAGCCCTGGCAAAATAACGGAACAAAAACATGAATGATAGATTCCATGACAGAGGTACAGTATATACCCTTTGAAGTTTTAAACTAGGAACAGTGAAATAGTTACAATGTACCTGAGAGCTGGGCTCCAGCAGGCTGAGGCTGATGCTGATGAGGCCCTCAAAGTCTTTGTCAGGGAATCTCAGGCCCTCAACGTAGAAATTCATCTCAGCGTTTCCCCCGAGGTACGGGACCTCCTTGGACAAATCCTCAATACCCAGCACCAGTGGGTAGTCCTTCACAAAGCTCTTGTAGAACAGGTTTTCTGCAGCAGTAAATCATGTTTTATAATGAGGATCAAATGTATCTCCATTTATATGCATATGCAGCATTAACACCCTATTGTATACACATTATACATGCATGGACAGCCACAAGAACACATAAAAGATCTGACTGGACAAAATGTCCTTGACTCACTCAGTGTTTGGTGCATGCCTGCTGTGGACCTGGTTCTGAAGACCCTGACACTCTCTGCATCCCCCTGGGAGATGTGCATGGTCAGCTTGTAGCCCTCTGGGAGCTTGGCAGGGCCACTGGTTCGCAGCACCATTGGGGACATGTCTTTCAGATCTGACATTTCACAAATACTGACATTATTGTACATCAAGTGTCAACCCATCAATGTCGTAATCAATGTGACCTCATCTCAATGACAACATAGGTATGACAGTGTGTAATACAACTACTTATCCTAGAAGGATAGTGGTCGTGAAGGAACCATCAAACCACACCAGACATACCCCTAGCTCAGGCATTTTGTGTTTAGctaacacaaatacacacatcccTACTGCTTCTCTCTGCTGACTATACACAAAACACAGATCTGCAGCCTTTAAAATGTTGATTTATTGCAATGCCTGCAGCACTGTCAGCCGGTCAGCTCAGTGGGCCAGGATGACTTGGCTGTTGTTATATACCTGAGACCCTGCTGACCTCAGCACGCTCACTGTCCCGCCTCTTCCCATAGGTGTGTTCTGAGTCACAGTTGACCAGTAGGATGGCACCATGGCCATTAGGCCCCCACATCCAGGATCCCTGTAGAGATGAACACTCGTTATTCAGCGACAAGAACTAACACTGCCCTGCCGAATTAGCTTTTCCCAATGTGTTAGCATGAGGTAAGATTAGACTTACAGCTGAGTGGAAAAGCACAACATTCAAAAGAATTTCCCACTTCCAGGAATATAGTATGAACAGTATTTTGATATACCTATTAATATCAGTGGAAGGCTGTGCCCTGTGTGAGTTGACAGATAATTTCCTAGAAGTGCCTTGGCAATCTTCCTTTGTGTTTTGGAAAACAGTATGAACACTAGTCTTCTGACATGCCTATTCATGTTAGAACGTCTCCTTATGTACCCTGCTGTGTTAAGAAACAAAGATAGTGACCTCTGAGCTGAAAGAGACCTGCCTGGACGGACCCAGCAGACATAACCCACCTTGTTGGGGTTGTTCCTCTCCACCTGGCCATCTCGATCAGCATCTACATCCAGAGAAATCTCTACAAGACAGAGAGGCCCTGGGTGTCACTGAAGCTCATGAGCTGCTTTGGGGTCTCAAGTGAAATATCAAAATGTAAAAATGACATTCACAAAGGTATGCTTTgaaggtggggtgggggggggggtagtttaTATGGGTGTGCTCTCCTGTCCTAAGCATAATACAACATACCAACAGCGGTGAGGTGAACGACAGCTTTCCCTAACACCTCCGTCTTCTCTCCATAATACATGACCGATAGCTGCACAACAAAGGACAACGTTTACAAAGTTAAACATCTAGAACACTGGTGATTAAGCAGTGGTTGTGTTTTGATAGGGTCTTCTATGATATATTCATGTccagatatgtacagtacataattTCAGAGGAGAATCTAAACAACTGGCCCATTCTGGAACTGACCAAGTCTCCTTCAATTCCTTATCAATAGAACTGGCACTGTGATTAACCACATCACTTTCCACTGTTTGACATCTCTCTGGTATCAGGTTGAGAGTGCGACATTTGCATTATTTCAGTGTGGTTTGCACGCCACTCGTAAGAGGCGTAGGAGCAGCAAATACTTGATTTGTTTTTCTTATTAACATAATTCACTGTAGGGTGTTCAGTCCCGATAGGGAATATTCAACTCAGGATTATATTAATAAGATTTAACATACTGAAGTCTCAGGGTTCCAGGGTccccaggtagaactattttggg
Proteins encoded in this window:
- the LOC124004277 gene encoding protein-arginine deiminase type-2-like, whose product is MIIHPRTLRIEYGKTTKVMCVVGTELTVNINRSAPPSSKYFSVQCSPRVQYRITPPPLESGTLPTSLNGNTMLRITMDTASEVGNDSKLSVMYYGEKTEVLGKAVVHLTAVEISLDVDADRDGQVERNNPNKGSWMWGPNGHGAILLVNCDSEHTYGKRRDSERAEVSRVSDLKDMSPMVLRTSGPAKLPEGYKLTMHISQGDAESVRVFRTRSTAGMHQTLKNLFYKSFVKDYPLVLGIEDLSKEVPYLGGNAEMNFYVEGLRFPDKDFEGLISISLSLLEPSSQGFPETPIFTDRVVFRVAPWIMTPNTLNPLEVFVCSTSDNYQFLKGMRRLVENSGYKLKVCHEYMNRGDRWMQDEIEFGYIDSPHQRFPVVLDSPRDGELQDFPYDVLLGPDFGYVTRTAYDEEVSSLDSFGNLEVSPPVIVNGKIYPLGRIIIGVAFPTATKGRNMTKVVQDFLWAQKVQEPIALFSDWLLVGHVDEFMTFVPAPDKKGFRLLLASPDAGYKLFRGLQNDGHGQAKMFDGLGAEEEITVDEILSDDKLGAENNYVQSCIDWNRDVLKRELGLDDDDIIDLPILFHVMEENRAVAYYPDMVNMIVLGKNLGIPKPFGPKVDGRCALEAEMTSLMEGLGLRCTYIDDFASYHKLLGEVHCGSNVRREPFSFKWWNLEM